GACAATGGCGGCAACGTCAGGTACCAGTTTATGTTTGACGAGTCTGACAATATTAACATTCACCAAGAAACTGGCAGACGTAAATCTTATGacggttttctctttttttttctttcgtgcAGAATATTCTCAAGCCTTCATGTGTCTGGTGAACGTAAGttataaaaaacattcagattTTTACTATTTATTGTAGCtttaaaacaagaagaaaattgcataatctgtatttatttgacaaaatcTTTCATTATCTGCATAACATGTAATGACCCATTTGAGTTAAGGtaaaaacaacagactgtcaCACTTGCACTGTGAATGTGATCCCAAGAGGAATTCACTGGTGTCACTTCATCACACGTCATGTGAAAACCTGACTTTCTCTTTATTATGACGTTGTCTTGCAGTTCAGGAAgtaaagaacaaacagaaaccaaACTCTCTGCACTTCTCTAATTAAGTCAACCTGTGTTCTGGCGTCACCTATTGATTTATACTCGACTGTTTCCTCAGAGCTGACCCAGCTGAGTGGAGTGGCGGCCATGTTGCGGTTTCCCATCGCCGACCTGTCCGAGGAAGAGGACGGCAGCAGCTCAGACGAAGACTGATCCAGAGAAAAGGACCCTGGCGCCCCGTTCGGAGAAAAGAAGGGGGCAAATAACACAAGAATACATTGtgttataaaacaataaatctcCTGTGTTATGGTTTCAACCTCTccaacacacagcacacttcTTTCAGATCTAATTCATTTTCTGAAGTGGCCATGATTTCAGTTCTTGGTGTTTTTGGTTTGAGGTTAGTGTCTTTGAGAAGGTGCAGGTTGTGTTAATTCCTGAAAGCTTGCGGCTCTTAAGAAAGCTGATCAAAAGGAATGTTATATGTTGCAGTATTACATATTACATGTTGCCACAGTTCAAATGACAACTGGTTAAATTTTGAGTCATatttagcaataaaaaaattaatattttcaagtGTATATACAATATATCTTTCTTGCAATTAAACAACATAAGCATTCAACCACTtgagttttctctctgtcacaaacCCTTCTCATCACGCGGGAAAGAAATACAAGTTGGAGcaagatataaaaatataatttattacatatgatagttttcatttttccacttCTCCAGACTATTTTAGTTATGGATGGTATTACCCAGAACGACTGCATttcgacaaaacaaaaaatcaagtATACTCAGGGTTTTTAATTCGATGAGTTCCACAGTTACAACACTGTaagttcctctttttcttctctggcaaaatgtcaaactataaACTTCCCTCGTGAAGAATTTTAGCAGCTATAAGACTAAAGTGCATTTCGAAACAAATCACCTCTGTCCTGCCTCCGTGATTCCTAAATCTCTTTTCTATCAGCGCAGCCttgagtgagtgactgagtgagtgtaCTGTGATACACTTGGCATCACTCAGTAGGGCATTGGTAGGTCTTAATCCAGGCTAAATCCTCCAGTGTGCCCCAGTGGAGGTAGACAATCGAGCATGTTACCATGATATGCATTATCTGGTGGCTGTTGCCCCAGTTGTCAAACAGGCCTGGGCTGAAGCGCTCAGGGATCTGGATGATGTTGACCAGGCCTCCCAGTACAGCCAGAGAGTCCATGATGACAAAGAGGCGCAGGGAGCTTGGGCTGCCCACCCCGCTGCCGTACACTCGGAACAAGAAGAGGCTGAAGCGGAACACAGCCTGCCAGACAAAGGCTTGCAAGCGCAAGATGTTGGTGCGGGCCGTTGTGGCACAGTAGATCCCGTAAGCTGACAGGAGGATGTAGGTCAGCAAGGCAGCCTGCTGCATGGCTGGGTAGCAAAGAAGGGTGATGTGAATGATGGGAAGTGCTCCtagagggaaaagggaagacGTACCAATGAATAAACCATGTCACTGAAACTGTGTCGGATGTTATTGACTTGGTTATTACCAGAGGGGCAGAACTCAGATTTCTCTCAACTGCatcttatatttttatattttgctctGACCATTTGTGATCAAATTTGAGTGTTATTGCATTCGCTGTCAAAATCTTGAGAATTCAACGACCTACCCAGGGTGTTAACCAGGCAGACGCCGAACATGTCCAGGGACAGCAGTGTGTCGTAAACGTGTTCTCCCCCAACATGGTTCATGAACACATGGTAGACCACTGAGCCTACGGTAGGGCAGAGGCAGGCCAGATAGTGGACCACACAGATCCAGACGCTGTCCACCTCCATCCAGGGGATGTTGAAAGGCATTAGCACCAAGAAAAGGACAAAGGGGATTCCTGGGGTGGGGGGCAGATGAGGGGttgaaagaggaaagaagatgataaaagaagaagtttgaaaTCAACAACACTGTTATAGGAGACAATTGGTTTCATTCTCGGACCCCCAAAAGAAAAGAGTTAAAGCCtgactttttaatttcaacagTTAAAATTATGTGACCTTTTGTAGATCAGTATGAAGAATTTCATTgttcctctgttgttgtttttatgaggAATAATACGAAATCTATTGCGGTTGGCTTCATGCATAGAGGAAACCTGAACGACGCTCTAAAACTAATACCCTTCGCTTCCCCTTAGTAAGAGCGTTAGTTGTAATGATCTTACAGGATAgccaaggggaaaaaaatggagccTGAAGATGATGTTCAAGGATGCACAGGTTTTATCTCACGTACAGTTaagtttcatgtgtgtgtgggtccagGATGCTGTGCTGATGATGGTTATGGGCATTTACAGCTGAAACGCGTCGGCCAAATACAAACCTTTAAGAACCTCGTTAGCAGTAAGATATTTCCAGGACAGAGATTCCCGGGGCAGATTACAGCTAATACCCCATATCCTCATTACACACCCTTGTCAACCGTACTTATCTGGCCACAAGTGAGAGTAGTGGACATTTGTGACCTGTTTTATTTGTGCATCCCCTATTTTAATTGGGTACAAGGTGAGGACAAACTTGCTCCGCGTATTGttgagatatatattttaaaaggtAATGCAGATGCAATTAAAAACACTTAGTGACATATTTAGATTTCAGACACCGTGAGAGCTGTAAGCAAAGTCGGTGCAGTTATTTCTGGACTTACCATGGGTGTAGATGTTCCCCAGCTCATTGTGCATGTAGAAGACGCTCCTGAGGCACTCTTGAGCTGTGGACACTGGCCGGTAACCTGTCAGGACATATTTGTTGAACTGAAGGTGTGGAGGGGTCTTTGCCAAGTCCAACAGCCGCGGTCCTCTGTAAAGCACCATCACTACTGCCTGCAGCCAATGCCCTCACATTTAGTTGACGGTACAGGTTCCTCACCATCTACATCCTAAAAGAGGCCACACTCGGGACTCCGTGTCACGGTCGTGGCCACAACTAGTCGGTTACTCTGCTCCTTGAAACCCATCATTGGCCAGGTGTAATTCCAAGCAAGCAACCTGTTGAGCTGACCCAAGTGGCATGCCTTCAGTAGGACCAATCAGCAAGCGGCTCTTACTTCTAAGCTGGGGTAATCCTCACAGAAAGACACGTGCAATACGGCAGCTGCTCCTTATTGCGTCTCATAACTCACTCACGTCTGTACTTCATCCTTTACATAGATATAttctttatttccctctttgTCGTCTCCAAACGTTCTCCTGCAGCCCATGTTGGTTCACAATTGTGCTGCAGTCAGCATCATCTGGGGATTACATCACCTGTTGGGTGGCTCTTTTCTTTAATGACACTGATTTATTCCTTAAATTAAAACTAATATGTTTAACTCCATTTAAACTGTAAGCATTAATAATGAATGTagggaaacacacaaatgagGGAAGCAACATTTTTACTGTTGTGATTCTTTGATGGTTTTAATCAATCAAATCTAATACTatacaataatgtaaaaaaagagaacattttcTGTGCAAAATAAATTAGACTGAATTAAGTTTTATGGAAACATTTTGAGTGGAGGACGTCCAGGAAGAACTGACAGATTAAACTAAATCACTGACCACAAGCAGCAGCCAAACTCCATGTCTTCATCAACCATTTCTTTGCATATACAGTGAACAGTAAGTGCAGGACAAAAAGTTAACgcagaaataataatcaaaaaatcGCTAAAACCTAACAACTTAAAATTgcttaaatgttattttatctctagactgacaaacaaacacaaaacatgactatttgacagacaggaagaaaataaaattaatatacaattacagttaaaaaataatatacagcAGAAGAAAACGGGTTACACAAGATATTCTTGTCGCTGTGAGCACAGTTAACCtgtgtggagaaaagaaaacagtacaAAGATTAAATGGATGAAAGAGGAAACGGGGCACAACATTTTTGTCCGAGTTTGTTCTCACCTTGATAGCCACTATTCCCAAAGAAGCCATTCAGATCATGTTTGCCATTCTTTTCTCCTGAGCACAAACAAAGGATATGAAAACTGTTAAgcaaaaaatgtttattcatcTTATGTTATTTACATTGATTAAATTGCAAATTGAGTAATGCAAATTAACAATAACCTATTTCAATCTCTGATGCTCCCTACTGAGCTTTTCATACTTGATTCATTAATATTTCgcttataatttaaaaaaaacttaattagTTGTTAAGAAAGtaattctctttctctttgttctttaaaaaaaattaaaatagtttttaaacgTTAGATGCTACCAGCCCTGAATAATACTTTCTGTTTTTAAGGATTATTGCAGTCTGGGTGATTTGTCCACCTCTCCAGGACTTACCTTGTGGGTGAAAATGCAGTTTGAGATGCTGTTGAATGTGTATCTGCCGTGGCAGCTGCTCTTGTAGCAGGTCATCAGGTTGTTCAGGTAGCTGAATCACGCCGTGCGTCTCAGTGGCGGGTGCAGAGTCAAGGTCCAGGCTGGCAGTGCCAGCAGGATCGGGCAGATCTTCAGCACCCGCTCCCGGCAGCACATCAGGTGTGAAGGAAGCCTCTTCAGGAAGATAGGACGGGCCAGAGGGGTAGGCCATGGTGGGGCTGGGAGTGGGAGCAGCAGGGAATGCAACAACTAGGGAGGAGACGCAAATAGGCAGACATGAAGGAGGGTTGTGTCGTTATTGTTAATGCAATCTTAATCTATGCAGTTAAAATTCTGGGATGAACCTAGTGTCCCCTAGTTTTACCTTCAGGTTGCACATGTCCATATATGTAGCCCAGATGAtctgaaagtgacaaaaaacagCTAAATATTTATCTAAATTCAATGGCGCCACAAGAGATGATCATGCAGAAATACACTCTTCACTCACTCACCATATCTATCAACAGACATCCCCTCGCCTTCGACTGCAGTTGCTGGAGTCGGCACTCCTCCCTTCGCTGAGAGATCAGAATCAAAACAGATAAGACAAGAGGATAATGGGTTGAACAGTCTATTATGTCCTGAGAAACCTTTTCCTCTCACCCACCGTAAGATTTTACAGCTGAATCTGGCTCAGAAGGCAGGGACTCATAAGGTAGGCCAGCGGTATCTGGAAAACAGTACATTATAGGGTAAAATTATAATTCGTTGATGTTAACACATTTCTTATTTGATGGATAAATAGCACCAAAGATACCAATACCATATTCTCCACCAGATCTTCCTTCATATGCAGATTCCAGGGGCTGTGACTGGTACGATCCCTGGTTACCTGGGAAGAGATTTAGCACACATGCTAAACATGCAGAGGAAAACGAAAACACTGACAGGACAAgaacagaaaaaactaaaacattgaaAAGGATGTACCATATTGACCAACAGATTTTGCTTCACGGCTAAAACCAAGAGCTTGTGGCGAATAGGGAACTTCACCGCCACCTTAGCAGGAAGCAGTCGCACACAGATGACAAGTTAAAaccaaatgaataaacaaatgacAAGTAGAAAGTAGCTGCCATGTTTGCTGAAGCTCACCATATTGGCTAGTTAATTTTCCATTATGTCCAAGTCCAAGAGGTTCGGGCTGATATGGAGACCCAGCCAGACcttgaaaacaatatttaataactGAATCTATTAAACGaataacaaatacatacagGCTGTACACAACGGCGTGGTTCTACAGAATCAGGTGgcttataacttttttttttaaagaaagaaaaacatttcattaacaaATCATTAAAGGTTCAATCAGCCTACCGTGCAGTTCTAAAGCTCActaattgaaatgttttatctcGCCATACCAAACTCTAAGTCAAGTTATCTATCTTCATATACAAGTGTATTACCCAAAAATCTTGAACTTTTTCTCACCATATGTGCCAGTAGATTTGACCTCCGGGTTCAGTCCAGCTGGTTGAGCTTCATAAGGCATTCTTCCATAACCTACAAATTAATAGAAGGTTAATATGGAGAACTTATACACAACTGTGACTGAAATGTTGTGAGGCGCAAGCCAGACCATATTTGCCAGCTGCATTTCCGAGACCGAGAAGTTGCGCACCACTGGGGAATCCTgagcagagatggaggaaaaacagaatgaaatgatCACATGACTACTCAAAGATTGTGGTAGATAAAACTATTAGTCACAGCAAAAAGCTTGCAAACGCACCATATTTCCCAGGTCCAGGGTCCCCTCCCATACCGGTCCCAAGTCCACCTGGATGTATTTTCGAAATCATATCATTAGGATCTCAAGACACACCTTCGAAGCTCAGTATACAGAGCACACAAGGTACCAACATGCCAGAAACAGTGGTTTGGTTCCAACTTTGGACAAACACAGTAAAAACTCCTGCTGGTATGGCACATTATTTTGTACTGCAGTTCATTTTTTAGTTATCATGGCTCAAGACATATGACCCTCACCATAATTTCCAGGAGATTTCTCAGGTCCATATGGTCCTCCGCCATATCCTAGATAGAATTGAGACGTAGAGTTTGGAAGCAGAAAAATTACTGGACACAAGTGACCTCAGTAGTGGCTCTATATGATTGTATTTATTCTTAATGGGCAAGAGAGACGCCTAAAAGTGGACGTTTGGGTTTATGCATTCAACACACAAAGCCAAAACATGCCACAATAACATAAACATAACATGCTGTCCTGCTCCATTAGTACCTGTGCTGAGGGGTTGTCCACCAAATTGCAAACCACCAATGCCTGGTTAAATGAGCAAGGCAGTGAGTTGGTTGGCATATGAATAATGACAAAGGAACATACTAGAGACAGAGGATATGACCAAAAACCTTACCATACTTGGCGCTGGACTTCTCAGCACCCATTCCAAGTTTCTGACCACCAAAAGGCAAGCCACCCATTCCTGTAACATTGGAAAGAATTTTGGTTCTAGTGAGCtacttctaaaaaaaatgttttttctttttaagataaTGCAATGCTTACAGGTCTGTTCATTATTTCTGAATTGACTTTGTGAACAGTGCTCTCCTAAAGTGAGAGCCTTCTCagcaaattgtatttttttaatgaagattATAATGTGTTAAGCTATCCGGGACCTACCACCATACATGCTGCCCAATTTGCCATTTGGTCCAAGGCCAGCAGACTGAGGCTCAAACTGACTAATTCCTGCGCAAgtataaagaaaatatatgtgTCACACCTGTTAACTTTAACACATTGAGGTGAATATGCTTATTGAGGTGAATATGCTCTCTGAAGTCACATTAcagctgaaaccagagaatagACAGGTGACTACAGAGCATCCAAATACACTGGTAGATCTACAAACTTCATCTGAGATATTGAGATGCTACAAATTGCAACAGTGAAGAATTTCATCAGGGCTATAAATGCACTAAAATAGACCGACATGATTCAATGCTGCCTGGTGAACAGTGCtctcaatgtgttttgtactTTAGCCACtcttatgtttgtttttacatctgTCTATTGTTGCTCACCCAACACGATCAgtcacaatattaaaaatagttattaaatgttttctcaCTGCAGATTATTCTGCAACTGAAATCCAGCTGACGCACGTTTTAATCAGATCTTTATGTGATGGCATGGTCTTACCATCTAGTCCAGCAGGAACCACTGGGGCTCCATTGTAAGGAACCTGTCTGGCACCACCTGTAGAATCATATATTATTATCACCTTTTCACTATCTGTGCCTCATTGatctaactttttttcttcaaatgaatcTGCACCGTCCACCAATATCATACCTGATTTGGCATCAGCAGTGGGTACACCCTGGCCAAAACCTGGGGAAAAGAGGAATGTTGACTTTTAATGTGATTCATAGAAAAGTGTTGTGTAAGTTAGATGTTATATGATGCTACCTACTTGCATAGTCAGGCTGTACACCAGCACTGTAGCCATTTCCATAGCCTGCAAAAAAGACATCATAAACAACCACAGTGCGCAGAACTTAGATTCAGAGTGTGCTAAATAACACATGCTAAATGGAAATTTAGCATCGGCCAATTAATGGATTCATTGTATGTTATAAAATTTAGGTATTCAGTACTCATCATTAAAGTAAACAATGTCCCTTACCTGATTTGGATTTGCCTGCTTCACCCGCATGTGCATTTCctgagaaaatgtcagaatttcAGATTCAAATTTCAAACTCCACGGACACATTTTTGTGGCCTCAGCTCATAATGCTACTGAATCATAATCTGTCATCAGCTAACTGGTTGAATTAAAGGCCAATGTTTAAAGTGCACCTCCATATGAATTTCCATGTCCAGCTCCAAGGTAAGCTCCTTGTCCATAACCTGATTGAATACAGaacaattatcaaaatacaTACCACACTtctaattataattattatcaggATGAACTCCTAACTgggaaaaaattaagaaataaacaCTCACCAGGCTGCTCTGGGTTCCCTGCATAAGGATATCTAAGAGCTgcacatgttaaaaaaaaaaaaaaaaaaaaaaggcactttaaaaatcaaatcttaaTTTCCTTGGGAGTGAAAAACCAAGAAAATGTCACAGATGTCTGTTTATATTGGAAGTAAATATTACCACCTCCATATCCATTGCTGAGTCCAGGGACAGTGTAGCCTCCTGCCCCATAACCTTTGgattaataaaactttattcagATCACCTTCACATGTTTACCATTGTAAAAGTAAACACGTTGAAGTACAgtagaaatgagaaaaatatacaGTTATATAAATTCATCATTACCAGATCACTTCAAGAtaacttttttacttttggttttcAAACCTTGACCTAATCTTAAAGGGCCATTACTAATGCCAGTGCATCATGGCCTGGCAGTCAGAAGAGGTCAAAAATAGGACATTGTCTCCTATCAATCCTTTTTGATGTGTCATGGTTGACATGTCTCCTAAATATGCCAGTAAGCAAACCAAATATTGCTTAGTCtgaagcagaaaaacacaaactagaCCTTATCCAAATCTTTTAGCAATCAAATTGTTTggtgaaacaacagaaaatgacacaatttCAAAGGTTCATGCATTTGATAGAAAGCTTccaaattatttgatttgaattatttggCTCCTTACCTGGTTTGCTTGCTCCTCCATTTGGAGTTCCCCCAGCACTGGCATCGTATCCTTaacaatgaaacaatatcaCTGTTATCAGGCCTATAATCATGTCTGGTTTAATTTAATGATAAAACCTGCAGTACGCTTTAATAGTCATCAGCAAAAATGTGCCATTGTGAGTGTTTCATGAACACGAATATGGATAATGAAGAATAAAATAGATTTACCATTGGGTTTAGCACCATATGTGTTTGGAACACCAGCTCCTGCTCCATAacctcaaaaacaaattaaaggatCATTAAGtattatgaataaattatataaGTCTATTGATGCAAAATATTAGGAACAAGTACCTTTTGTGTTCATGCCAGTGGATGCTCCAGCCCCTGCATTATAATCTGaaatgacaaagagaaaaaaatcaagaacaTCAAGTTCTCATCATCTGCTCAGACTTAAGGTAAATACAGTATGAGTTTCTCGACTAAAGTTTTATCGCCCTTCAGTATTTAAATGGACCACTTAAAACTGCCCCAATTCCAGATTAGAATACCTTTTGTGTgcagtaaaagagaaaatacacattttaacataTACGCATAAACCATTAAAGCAAAAGTATGGTAATtaacttggtgtgtgtgtggctgttgaAAACCCTACACATCACTAGTAGTGACTCTTTTACCTGGTCTAGGTATTTTCATCCATTGTCCATTTGGTACTCCTGATGGTCCACAGTCTAGAATACCCATGTAAATGCATATtacaaacaaaattcaaaagttcaaggcaaaacaaaatgtgctTTAATGTGCTTAAAATGAACCACCAAACAAGCAGACTGTCATTGGAATTTTACTCAAATTTGGGGTTTggacaaaatgaaatcaaaagcCAAATGACAGTGACATAACGACACATTCAGACTCCTTGTAAGATTAGGCAAACAGTTTCTGATTTACTAAATGACAGCTGCCCTCTGGAAGTGGGGCATGACTTTGGCTCTGCAAAAGCTGCACAATATTCCGCGAAAGTAAACTAAAGATTACCAGGTTTGGCTGGTTTCGCTCCTTGTCCCTTGGTGACTGAAGTTGCTCCTCCGTTCTCTTAAAGACAGAGGGCCAGAATAAAAGGTCAGGGCTCAGTTGGAAACAAACCATCTGATACATCTCCTTTACGTGAAAAGACAGTCGTCATAAGTCAGTGGGTTAAACCTAAAATACCGTACAACTCATGCTCTGAATGCGCCAACTGAAATGTATAAGCATTATAATTAACATAGAAATATCACAAGGCTCACGCTGCAAACACACTTTTTCCCTCTTTCGACATGTGTTGGTTAATTCTCAGCCTACTCCAAACATTAAAAgaatagtttaacattttgtgaaattcccttattcactttcttgctgagagttttTCAAGAAGATCGAAACCACCATATCTGATTATCAAATCTAATCCTACAACCAGCAGCCAGTTATCTTATAGCAATAAGACTGGAAATGAGTGGAAAAAGCTAGTATTGTTCCGTCCAAAAGTAATACATTAAAGTAATACACCTGCCAGCACCTCTTAAAATCATGTTATATgttgttcatttattcaaacagaaagtGTTATAATGataatttgtggttttaaaggCCAGGCTACCTGTTTCcatttgtttccagtctttatgctaagctagaCTAACCCTTTCCTAGCTCCACTTATATATTGGACAGATTTGAGAGTGGTTATAGTCTTCTTATCTACCTCTGAGCAAGGAAGCATAAGCCTATTTCCAAAAAGGTTACATTCAAGATGACATGATAGTTTAACATGACAAAGTTGAGTGAGAGTTTGATCAAGAACACttcagagaaaaatacatttgaacacGAGTTATTGGTAATGTATGAGGAGGGcgtgcaacacacaaacatacatgaaaCATACATAAATTGTAATTACACAGTATATCTGTAGAACTAACACAACTATAAACATTATGAATGGCTTGGATTCAGTCTCAATGTTGCACTATCTGTAGACCTACTGAAATTATACAGTAGTTGTGGTAATTTGTGAAAACCACCACAATGGCTTCAGATAAATATTCATGTATAAATATTCACTATGTGTTTTTCTATGCTGTTTAGATGGCCAAAGTATTAAAGGCAAGTTAGACTGAATTCTagccattaaaacaacattaattaaACATGTAAGACAATTAAAGTCACTATGATGTCCACAATTCAGCAACAGACTTCGAGTTAGGACAAACGCAGGTTTCATTCAACATTTACACATGCAGTCCAACCCTAGTGAACAAGCCCGTATCAAGATTTAGTTTACCAGTTGCCCCAGTTTCCCCTGCAGTTAGACCATTGAACCCGAGCCTGTCAGGTCCCGCCTCGGGCTGACTCTTGATGTTTGCCTCTTCTAGTGTAAACTCGGGTACAGCCACAGTCGGTGTCTCCTCTGGAATCACGCTCCCTGAGTTTTTAGTTGACACTGTTTCAGGAACAGCTTTGGTGCTTTCAGGGGAAGCAGCCCCCTCACCAGGACTGTCTGCCCCAAACAGAGAGTCTGTCTCTGCACCTTTTTGCTCAGGCACAGTTCTTCCTGTCACATAACCTAGAGGCCATACATTTCATCAACACATTATTTGGCTAAACGTTTGCAAATAATATATTAGCCTTCACTAATTTTGAATATTGTGTCTCTAAATGTGGGGGATGTGTTCCTGCTACAGTAGATCTGCGCACATTCAGGTTTAGGTTACTTGCCTTGAGGAAGGACTGCTGCCGGCTTTGGTGCTTGGTTACTCTGGGGAAACACTGGTTCTGGTCCGGATGCGGTTGCCTTTGGACCCTTTCCCTGTGGCCCCATGGGTGCAGGTCCAGGTATGGGATTTGGGTCATTGGCTTGAGGAAGTGCCAGTGCTGGTTCTAGTGTAGCGGTTAGCTGTATCTGCTTGTAGCTCTTTCCTTGTGGCACAAGTAAAGGTAGCTTTCGGTATTTCTCCTGTGTCAACATAACAAGGATGCCACTGGTTGGCTCAGGGGCAACAAGCACTGTACCTTGAGTTATTGCTTGCTGAGGTGGAACACCCTCCTCTGGTGCTGCACTTGACTGCACGGGAGAGAAAACTCCACCTTTTAGGCCCTTTCCATTGGAAGCGCCTGCACCCTTTGTACCCTTCCCGTTTGGCATCATGCCGTAACCTGAGAACCAAACAGAGACGTGAGAGTGAAATCCAAACCAAACTTTGATGGAAAACCCCTTGGAGCATCATTTTAAAAgatagaaaaatacataaatttcacacatttaattGCAGGGCATTTTTTCAGTTACAATGTTACCCTTTTTagatcaaagtaaaaaaacagcaaggtaaagcagaaacaaaataaCAGCATTTACCAGTGTTGGCTGATTGAGCCAACTGTCCATTGGGTACACCAGCAGGACCACCATAGCCtgtgaaacatttttataaactaATTGACGAATCAAACAAGCATTGCAGATATTTTTAACATGTGATTTTCAGATTACTTCGAAaagaaaactgagaaaaaattATGCTCAACGTTTataggcttgtttttttccaggttgATATTG
This Scophthalmus maximus strain ysfricsl-2021 chromosome 16, ASM2237912v1, whole genome shotgun sequence DNA region includes the following protein-coding sequences:
- the cmn gene encoding calymmin isoform X12 produces the protein MLGQLLFQSAVTLWLVQTAYTGGYGAASGVSNGQGPQPNGNKLQNGGALRRMLIPSKGVGQAMGAQNGYGGHPTKGIGYGAAAGVSSANGGKSNGYGAAADVNNGRGVKGYGGAAGVTNGQGGKPQGYGVQAGPANGQQMKGNGYGAQAGGYGVQAGPANGQKMKGNGYGAQAGGYGGQGTKGNGYGAPAAVAPNGNGGHLNGYGAAGVLGGTGAKPNGNNAAAAGHNGFATKGKGQGAAAGPSNGSGVRPNGQGGAGSKPMKGYGRPSYGAGPGVGMGTSRGLGVPQLARNQGMGYGRNGYNGYRAQPMAGFNGGHGHAGLGLGSRNGNGGMKGPMQGTNGAAGVPNGQGAKPNGYAGARAPNGNGAMPNGYGYPNGGTNKPAKPGYGSFLNGYGATPKGYGATRGGAMRPQPGYGNGAIPNGHGRGRKPNGYGAAAGAGVPNGYGAKPNGQGVRNGAAFGGYGGKLNGQGGPSRGSNPTTKGVGAVSPREGAKTLGTGYGGPAGVPNGQLAQSANTGYGMMPNGKGTKGAGASNGKGLKGGVFSPVQSSAAPEEGVPPQQAITQGKSYKQIQLTATLEPALALPQANDPNPIPGPAPMGPQGKGPKATASGPEPVFPQSNQAPKPAAVLPQENGGATSVTKGQGAKPAKPDCGPSGVPNGQWMKIPRPDYNAGAGASTGMNTKGYGAGAGVPNTYGAKPNGYDASAGGTPNGGASKPGYGAGGYTVPGLSNGYGGALRYPYAGNPEQPGYGQGAYLGAGHGNSYGGNAHAGEAGKSKSGYGNGYSAGVQPDYASFGQGVPTADAKSGGARQVPYNGAPVVPAGLDGISQFEPQSAGLGPNGKLGSMYGGMGGLPFGGQKLGMGAEKSSAKYGIGGLQFGGQPLSTGTNGAGQHGYGGGPYGPEKSPGNYGGLGTGMGGDPGPGKYGFPSGAQLLGLGNAAGKYGYGRMPYEAQPAGLNPEVKSTGTYGLAGSPYQPEPLGLGHNGKLTSQYGNQGSYQSQPLESAYEGRSGGEYDTAGLPYESLPSEPDSAVKSYAKGGVPTPATAVEGEGMSVDRYDHLGYIYGHVQPEVVAFPAAPTPSPTMAYPSGPSYLPEEASFTPDVLPGAGAEDLPDPAGTASLDLDSAPATETHGVIQLPEQPDDLLQEQLPRQIHIQQHLKLHFHPQGEKNGKHDLNGFFGNSGYQG
- the cmn gene encoding calymmin isoform X8 encodes the protein MLGQLLFQSAVTLWLVQTAYTGGYGAASGVSNGQGPQPNGNKLQNGGALRRMLIPSKGVGQAMGAQNGYGGHPTKGIGYGAAAGVSSANGGKSNGYGAAADVNNGRGVKGYGGAAGVTNGQGGKPQGYGVQAGPANGQQMKGNGYGAQAGGYGVQAGPANGQKMKGNGYGAQAGGYGGQGTKGNGYGAPAAVAPNGNGGHLNGYGAAGVLGGTGAKPNGNNAAAAGHNGFATKGKGQGAAAGPSNGSGVRPNGQGGAGSKPMKGYGRPSYGAGPGVGMGTSRGLGVPQLARNQGMGYGRNGYNGYRAQPMAGFNGGHGHAGLGLGSRNGNGGMKGPMQGTNGAAGVPNGQGAKPNGYAGARAPNGNGAMPNGYGYPNGGTNKPAKPGYGSFLNGYGATPKGYGATRGGAMRPQPGYGNGAIPNGHGRGRKPNGYGAAAGAGVPNGYGAKPNGQGVRNGAAFGGYGGKLNGQGGPSRGSNPTTKGVGAVSPREGAKTLGTGYGGPAGVPNGQLAQSANTGYGMMPNGKGTKGAGASNGKGLKGGVFSPVQSSAAPEEGVPPQQAITQGKSYKQIQLTATLEPALALPQANDPNPIPGPAPMGPQGKGPKATASGPEPVFPQSNQAPKPAAVLPQENGGATSVTKGQGAKPAKPDCGPSGVPNGQWMKIPRPDYNAGAGASTGMNTKGYGAGAGVPNTYGAKPNGYDASAGGTPNGGASKPGYGAGGYTVPGLSNGYGGALRYPYAGNPEQPGYGQGAYLGAGHGNSYGGNAHAGEAGKSKSGYGNGYSAGVQPDYASFGQGVPTADAKSGGARQVPYNGAPVVPAGLDGISQFEPQSAGLGPNGKLGSMYGGMGGLPFGGQKLGMGAEKSSAKYGIGGLQFGGQPLSTGYGGGPYGPEKSPGNYGGLGTGMGGDPGPGKYGFPSGYGRMPYEAQPAGLNPEVKSTGTYGLAGSPYQPEPLGLGHNGKLTSQYGGGEVPYSPQALGFSREAKSVGQYGNQGSYQSQPLESAYEGRSGGEYDTAGLPYESLPSEPDSAVKSYAKGGVPTPATAVEGEGMSVDRYDHLGYIYGHVQPEVVAFPAAPTPSPTMAYPSGPSYLPEEASFTPDVLPGAGAEDLPDPAGTASLDLDSAPATETHGVIQLPEQPDDLLQEQLPRQIHIQQHLKLHFHPQGEKNGKHDLNGFFGNSGYQG